The uncultured Desulfatiglans sp. DNA window GCATTTGTCGACGAAGACCGACAGGAACTCGAGGATGTTGGAGAGATCCTTCCCGTCCACTTCTTGACCGCGTCCGAACCTGTCCGCAACGGCCTGCAGGATTCGAAGCATGATTTCAATGCCGTGGTGTTCGTTCTTAAGTTCCTCAATCGCCTTCATCCTGGCACCTCCTTGGAACTAAGCGCGATGCGCAGCGAGACTGCGTCACGCATTTTTGGATGTTTTCAGGTTGTGCAGTTCAAGGAAAAACGCGTTTGCGCTTTTCAAGGGTTCTTGGGAAGAATACCGCCTCGGTGATCGGGCCTATTTTTTCTGAACGGAATTTATTCTCCATGAAAAAATCATGCAAAGTCCAGGGCTTTTTTTCTCCGGTGCGCAGGTGAAAGAGGAGGATACCGATCAACCTTGGGTGCCGGGACCACCGCTCTCAAGGCGCCATGTTTGCACAATTTCCACAGCGGGGCTTCAGCGGCGAGGCGATCGGCCCTTCGAGGGGATGACCGGGGACTACCGGGTGATCCCTGGAGACATTAAAGCCGGGGATTTGGTGATGAGTCACATCTCCACCAATTATGACCGCACCGGTTTTCAGCAGGATTGGAATCTCGTTTTTCCCCTGGATCGCCTCCGTGAGCTTGATGCCGAGGGGATTATAGGCGCTGTGGCCGATTACCATTATTCTTTTATGGGAGCTGCCGATCCGGCAGAGATGGAACAGGCTGCCCGAAACTTGGCCGCACTCCTCAAAGGAGACGATGTAGATGCAGCCCTTTTGGTGCCGGTCTGACCGTTCTGTGCGCGCTGTGGGCGCGTTGGGCCATTATCTGGAAAGCGAATTGATCCCCACCACTCAGATCAGTCTGATCCGGGAGCACACCGAGGTCATTCGGCCGCCAAGGGCGCTCTGGGTCCCATTTTAACTTGGTCGCCCCCTGGGAGTCCCTGAAAATCCTGCCTTCCAGCGACGGGTGCTCCTCAGGACACTCGAACTAGCGAGTTCAGCCGGTGGTTTTGGCAGGAAACAGCCGCGGCCCGAATGCTGAGGTTGATTAAAGAAAGATGCCTGAAGAGTGGGGACCCATCCCTGAAAATGACCGGGGCCGTGTTTGTAATCCCTGTGGATCAGGGTTAAAGGAGAAAAATGGATTTTTGCTCTGTCAATACAGCCTGAAGCATTTCTCCGGCGCAGCCATCATGATGGCTGCCGAAACACATCGTGAAACCATCTAGATCCATCCGGAAATGATTTCGCGGTAGGACTAAGTTTCCAATCCGGAAATGAGGATTTTTCTTTACACGCTGCGCGTGCTCAGTCCCACCCCTGCGGGGCGGGTCCCGGTTTGGCCAATATCAAGGAAATTAAGCGCTTGCGCGGAGGTGACCTGCAGGTCGCCGCACAAGCAAACGTGCAGATTGACGCCGAGATTGGCCAAAAAGACCCTGTCCGGATGGAACTAAGCAGCATTTTCAGGTGGTATTCCGAGGACTTCAAGGATGGCATCGTCGGTTTTTTCAAACAGTATGCTGAAGGCGATCTCAGGAGCAGGCTACAAAAGCGGGGTGGAGAAATAGAGGTCGAATATCTCGACTACGACTGGTCTCTTAACGGAAAATAGTCCGGAAAGGATGAAGAAGCAACATGGCAACCTATGATTACGACATCGGCATTATCGGCGGCGGGGCGGCGGGCCTGACTGTGGCTTCCGGGGCGGCCCAGTTGGGGGCCAGGACCCTCCTGATCGAAAAGGAAAAGGAGCTCGGCGGCGACTGTCTTCACTTCGGATGCGTCCCGAGCAAGACGCTGATCCGGACTGCTCAGGTTTATCATACCATGAAAAACGCCCAGGCCTTCGGACTTCCGGCCATAGAAATGCCCCCGGTGGACTTCGTCAAGGTGAAAGAGAGAATCCAGTCCGTGATCGCGACCATTCAGGAACATGACTCGGAAGAGCGATTCTGCAGCCTTGGCGCCAGGGTGGAATTGGGTGAACCGGCTTTTGTGGACGAGCATAGCATTCACCTGAACGGGCAGCGCATCTCCTCAAAAAACTGGGTGATTGCCAGCGGCTCGTCCCCGCAAATCCCTCCCATCGAGGGTTTACACAAAACGCACCATATCA harbors:
- a CDS encoding hypothetical protein (Evidence 5 : Unknown function); this translates as MANLGVNLHVCLCGDLQVTSAQALNFLDIGQTGTRPAGVGLSTRSV
- a CDS encoding hypothetical protein (Evidence 5 : Unknown function), with the protein product MANIKEIKRLRGGDLQVAAQANVQIDAEIGQKDPVRMELSSIFRWYSEDFKDGIVGFFKQYAEGDLRSRLQKRGGEIEVEYLDYDWSLNGK
- a CDS encoding Selenoprotein B glycine/betaine/sarcosine/D-proline reductase (fragment), which codes for MTGDYRVIPGDIKAGDLVMSHISTNYDRTGFQQDWNLVFPLDRLRELDAEGIIGAVADYHYSFMGAADPAEMEQAARNLAALLKGDDVDAALLVPV